One window of Leptospira yasudae genomic DNA carries:
- a CDS encoding ROK family protein, with translation MKSYLGIDIGAGSIKASLVDTQGTVFKSTSRATGVETDEKQFLDSLCGIVSEMKDDSLIAVGIGSPGPIDSESGILIESANLPLLKNVAIVDHLKKNFQIPVYYNNDANLAALGEYRFGLGKNSANLVILTLGTGLGGGWVYQGKLFNGYKGSGMEAGHVTYFPNGSLCGCGQRGCTEAYFSASGFLHRYKEQTGHTLGSAEEFFDKSRKGESPASTLLNEGIEALAQLCRTLIHTINPEKIVFTGGLVKSWDLFGNPLRQRIQEIIFPIFRTYTQILPGGNVSGALGAAALCMENHE, from the coding sequence ATGAAATCCTATCTCGGAATCGACATCGGAGCGGGAAGCATCAAGGCAAGTCTCGTCGATACGCAAGGAACGGTTTTTAAAAGCACGTCGCGCGCAACCGGTGTGGAAACGGACGAAAAACAATTCCTCGATTCTCTCTGCGGTATCGTTTCCGAAATGAAAGACGATTCTCTCATAGCGGTTGGCATCGGAAGTCCGGGCCCCATCGATTCCGAAAGCGGAATCCTCATCGAATCGGCCAATCTTCCTCTTCTCAAAAACGTGGCGATAGTAGATCATCTCAAGAAGAACTTTCAAATTCCAGTATATTATAATAATGACGCAAACCTTGCGGCCCTCGGCGAATACCGTTTCGGGTTGGGTAAGAATTCCGCGAATCTCGTCATTCTTACCTTAGGAACGGGACTCGGCGGAGGCTGGGTGTATCAGGGAAAATTGTTCAACGGTTACAAAGGAAGCGGAATGGAAGCGGGCCACGTCACGTATTTTCCGAACGGCTCCTTGTGCGGCTGCGGACAAAGAGGCTGTACCGAAGCGTATTTCAGCGCGAGCGGATTCTTACATCGATACAAGGAACAAACCGGACACACGCTCGGTTCCGCGGAGGAATTCTTCGATAAGAGCCGCAAGGGAGAATCCCCCGCCTCAACGCTGTTAAATGAAGGAATCGAAGCCCTCGCCCAACTCTGCAGAACCCTGATTCACACGATCAATCCGGAAAAGATCGTGTTCACCGGCGGACTCGTAAAATCCTGGGATCTTTTCGGAAATCCTCTCCGACAAAGAATCCAAGAAATCATCTTTCCGATCTTTCGAACGTACACACAAATCCTGCCCGGAGGAAACGTATCCGGAGCCCTAGGCGCCGCCGCGCTTTGTATGGAGAATCACGAATGA